From the genome of Geminocystis herdmanii PCC 6308, one region includes:
- the deoC gene encoding deoxyribose-phosphate aldolase: MVISATDIDIAHYIDHALLNPMATTKELEQCCHQAIQYNFPAVCVYPQAVKKATQLLHNHPSKVATVIGFPTGANTSNTKLYEAQEAVENGAEELDVVINLSWLKEGKSEQIYQEIASICEETGQVVKAILETTRLTDTEKRMAAEICMDAGVSFLKTSTGWFGGATVEDVQFLNNIAKGQVQIKASGGIRDLQYAIELINAGATRLGTSAGVELVRQQKTMNN, from the coding sequence ATGGTAATTTCAGCTACAGATATTGATATAGCCCATTATATAGATCATGCCCTACTGAATCCGATGGCAACAACCAAAGAATTAGAGCAATGTTGTCATCAGGCAATCCAGTATAATTTTCCTGCGGTGTGTGTTTATCCTCAAGCCGTCAAAAAAGCCACTCAATTGCTTCATAATCATCCTTCCAAAGTGGCTACCGTCATTGGTTTTCCCACTGGAGCAAATACGTCTAATACCAAGCTCTATGAAGCTCAAGAGGCTGTGGAAAATGGGGCAGAGGAATTAGATGTGGTAATTAACCTTAGTTGGTTAAAAGAGGGTAAATCAGAACAAATTTATCAAGAAATCGCCTCCATTTGTGAAGAAACTGGGCAAGTGGTAAAAGCAATTTTAGAAACAACCCGTTTAACAGACACAGAAAAAAGAATGGCCGCCGAAATTTGTATGGATGCTGGAGTAAGTTTTTTAAAAACTTCTACGGGATGGTTTGGCGGTGCAACGGTGGAAGATGTCCAATTCTTGAATAACATTGCCAAAGGGCAAGTACAAATTAAAGCCTCTGGTGGTATTCGTGATTTACAATATGCGATCGAACTTATAAATGCAGGGGCAACCCGATTAGGCACTTCGGCAGGAGTTGAGTTAGTTAGACAACAAAAAACCATGAATAATTAG
- a CDS encoding DUF2973 domain-containing protein: MLHLVYILAFTVIAFFAISNLIRSLITISGESQRGSWTDTPRPVRSSQNRTYRSSHPELFDAQGKPFNEPLLVIRSVSVEDARQKLDSIYESSPSQTIPSEEDV, from the coding sequence ATGTTACACTTAGTCTATATTTTGGCGTTTACAGTCATCGCTTTTTTTGCTATAAGTAATCTTATTCGTAGTTTGATCACTATTAGTGGTGAATCTCAAAGAGGTTCATGGACTGATACTCCTAGACCAGTACGATCGTCACAAAATAGAACATATCGATCGAGTCATCCCGAATTATTTGATGCCCAAGGAAAACCTTTTAATGAACCATTATTAGTTATCCGTTCCGTATCTGTCGAAGATGCTCGTCAAAAACTCGACTCTATCTATGAATCTTCCCCTAGTCAAACAATCCCTAGTGAAGAAGACGTTTAA
- a CDS encoding DUF2605 domain-containing protein, whose translation MHSSESTEKELLKKVLLPLLEDFTYWFSRSSTLLESETMPFLSSDEQGNLLNRIKQAQAEVQTATMLFKVTDAGIDTKVLIPWHKLVGECWQVSRQWRTIHE comes from the coding sequence ATGCACTCATCAGAGTCCACAGAAAAAGAACTTTTAAAAAAAGTGTTGTTGCCTTTATTGGAAGATTTTACCTATTGGTTTTCCCGTTCTTCTACTTTATTAGAGTCTGAAACCATGCCTTTTTTGTCTTCCGATGAACAAGGAAACCTTCTAAATCGCATTAAACAAGCTCAAGCTGAAGTCCAAACTGCGACTATGCTGTTTAAAGTGACCGATGCAGGAATTGATACTAAGGTATTAATCCCTTGGCATAAGCTAGTAGGGGAATGTTGGCAAGTCTCTAGGCAATGGCGTACCATTCATGAATAA
- the glsA gene encoding glutaminase A, with the protein MLLSPILTSIQDIYENYLPLTEGNPASYIPELAKVNPDLFGIAICTADGQIYEVGDSQHLFTIQSISKAFVYGLALADHGVTAVMKKVGVEPTGEAFNSIVFDEVNNRPYNPMVNAGAIATTALIKGNSAEERFSRILTLFEDFVGHPLTVDESVYQSESETGHRNRAIAYLELNSGMIEQPIDEHLELYFRQCSILVSGRDLAVMSATLANNGINPITKKQVIEPDIIKSILSVMASCGMYNFSGEWIYKVGLPAKSGVGGGIIAVLPGQFGIGTFSPRLDELGNSVRGLKVCEDISSRFNFHLFDTHTLLDSIIHRQYNGSIVSSTKQRRQAEKEILEKEGKQIAVFELQGDLYFSTMEKLFRYLENLDPEIKYLILDGHFINNVNSSALFLLDQTKEELLKNNITLIVSNFDTNIIKTLLSKGWLDVNFSVDLDSALEECENLLLSKYLSKQIDKNKKLSLSEMDLLLEFTPPEIEIIKPLFEEIIYKEKESITVEGEEANQIFFLASGTATVYLKLLNGDKKRRLTTYISGTCFGELALFDRGNRYANIVADNDVICYVLHFEKLKILINNYPEIYLKLLEILGKNLVKKLRRNSAEIKNFSGVNILSRK; encoded by the coding sequence ATGTTATTGTCTCCTATTCTTACTTCCATTCAAGATATTTATGAAAATTATCTTCCTTTAACAGAAGGAAACCCAGCTAGTTATATTCCCGAATTGGCAAAAGTTAATCCTGATTTATTTGGTATAGCTATTTGTACTGCTGATGGACAAATTTATGAAGTAGGTGATTCTCAACATCTTTTTACTATTCAGTCTATTTCAAAAGCCTTTGTTTATGGTTTGGCTTTAGCTGATCATGGTGTTACAGCAGTAATGAAAAAGGTAGGAGTTGAGCCGACAGGAGAGGCTTTTAATTCTATTGTGTTTGATGAAGTCAATAATCGCCCTTATAATCCTATGGTAAATGCAGGTGCGATCGCAACTACTGCTTTAATTAAAGGTAATTCTGCCGAAGAGCGTTTTAGCCGTATTTTGACATTATTTGAAGACTTTGTGGGGCATCCTTTAACAGTAGATGAGTCTGTCTATCAATCAGAAAGCGAAACAGGGCATCGTAATCGTGCCATTGCTTATTTAGAGTTAAACTCAGGGATGATTGAACAACCTATCGATGAACATTTAGAACTTTATTTTCGTCAATGCTCTATTTTAGTCTCTGGGAGAGATTTAGCTGTAATGTCTGCTACCCTTGCTAATAATGGTATCAATCCCATCACCAAAAAACAAGTAATTGAACCAGATATTATCAAATCGATTCTTAGTGTCATGGCTAGTTGTGGAATGTATAATTTTTCAGGAGAATGGATATATAAAGTTGGTTTACCCGCTAAAAGTGGTGTAGGGGGTGGTATTATTGCCGTCTTACCCGGACAATTTGGCATTGGCACTTTTTCCCCTCGTTTAGATGAATTAGGCAATAGTGTTCGTGGTTTAAAGGTTTGCGAAGATATATCAAGTCGCTTCAATTTTCATCTTTTTGATACCCATACTCTTTTAGACTCTATAATTCATCGTCAGTATAATGGCAGTATTGTTTCTTCAACAAAACAACGCCGTCAAGCAGAAAAAGAGATTTTAGAAAAAGAAGGTAAGCAGATTGCAGTTTTTGAGCTACAAGGCGATCTTTATTTTTCCACTATGGAGAAATTATTTCGTTATTTAGAAAACCTTGATCCTGAAATCAAATATTTAATTCTTGATGGTCATTTTATTAATAATGTTAACTCTAGTGCGTTATTTTTACTAGATCAAACTAAAGAAGAATTATTGAAAAATAATATTACTTTAATTGTTTCTAATTTTGATACTAATATCATAAAAACATTGCTTTCTAAAGGATGGTTAGATGTAAATTTTTCTGTTGATTTAGATAGTGCTTTAGAAGAATGTGAAAACTTATTACTATCAAAATATCTATCAAAACAAATTGATAAAAATAAAAAATTATCCTTATCAGAAATGGATTTATTACTAGAGTTTACTCCACCAGAAATTGAGATTATAAAGCCTTTATTTGAGGAAATTATCTATAAAGAAAAAGAATCAATAACTGTTGAAGGAGAAGAAGCTAATCAAATATTTTTCTTGGCTTCTGGCACTGCTACGGTTTATTTAAAACTCTTAAATGGTGATAAAAAAAGACGCTTAACAACTTATATTTCTGGTACTTGTTTTGGAGAGTTAGCTTTATTCGATCGAGGTAATCGTTATGCTAATATTGTAGCAGATAATGATGTGATTTGTTATGTATTGCATTTTGAAAAATTAAAGATTTTAATTAACAATTATCCCGAAATTTATCTAAAACTTTTAGAGATATTAGGCAAGAATTTAGTTAAAAAGTTGCGTAGAAATAGTGCAGAAATTAAGAATTTTTCAGGGGTAAATATTCTTAGCAGAAAATAA
- a CDS encoding glycoside hydrolase family 10 protein — protein sequence MNHLFSIEHIDIKLSKIAKIRKTIILFLVSVFLVVFLNPQQVVSQAVFPEIRGVWLTKNDTDVLIDRSQLENSLRELGQLNFNTIYPVVWNSGYASFPSRVAESAGIPPLVRSDLHNQDIIGDIVREGHRQGLLVIPWFEFGFMTTPSSELATKNPRWLTNRRDGSKIGDSAAGQVVWLNPFHPQVQKFITDLVLEVVTKYPVDGVQFDDHTVLPRDFGYDPYTVELYKQETKKNPPANAKDKAWMKWRADKITDFMVRLNKAVKARKPNAIFSVAPNPYSTAYNLFLQDWHRWVNLGIVDELIIQVYRPDLNAFVKELKSPQLQSARQKIPAGVAILTGLRNKPTPITLIEDKVRQARRHRLGVAFFYYETLWENAPLENDNLRKGVVRALFFEPQRRI from the coding sequence ATGAATCATCTTTTTTCGATCGAACACATTGACATCAAACTTAGTAAGATAGCTAAAATAAGGAAAACCATTATCTTATTTTTAGTCTCAGTATTTTTAGTGGTTTTTTTAAATCCGCAACAAGTAGTGAGTCAGGCGGTTTTCCCTGAAATTAGAGGGGTATGGTTAACTAAAAATGATACTGATGTATTGATTGATCGATCGCAACTGGAAAACAGTTTAAGAGAATTAGGGCAACTAAATTTTAACACCATTTATCCAGTCGTTTGGAACTCTGGTTACGCATCCTTCCCTAGTCGAGTGGCAGAAAGTGCAGGTATTCCCCCCTTAGTTCGATCGGACTTACATAATCAAGATATAATCGGAGATATTGTTAGAGAAGGGCATCGACAAGGTTTATTGGTAATTCCTTGGTTTGAATTTGGCTTCATGACAACTCCTTCCTCCGAATTAGCTACCAAAAATCCTCGCTGGTTAACCAATCGCCGTGATGGCAGTAAAATTGGAGATAGCGCCGCTGGGCAAGTCGTGTGGTTAAATCCCTTTCATCCTCAAGTACAAAAATTTATCACCGATTTAGTCTTAGAAGTTGTCACAAAATACCCCGTTGATGGTGTCCAATTTGACGACCATACTGTGCTACCAAGAGATTTCGGATACGATCCCTATACCGTAGAATTGTATAAACAAGAAACGAAAAAAAATCCCCCCGCTAATGCCAAAGATAAGGCTTGGATGAAGTGGCGTGCTGATAAAATCACCGATTTCATGGTAAGACTCAATAAAGCGGTGAAAGCCAGAAAACCCAACGCCATATTTTCTGTCGCACCGAATCCTTACTCTACGGCTTATAATTTATTTTTGCAAGATTGGCATCGATGGGTAAATTTAGGCATTGTCGATGAATTAATTATTCAAGTATATCGCCCTGATTTGAATGCTTTTGTCAAAGAATTAAAAAGTCCACAATTACAATCCGCTCGACAAAAAATTCCTGCGGGAGTGGCTATCTTAACAGGATTGAGAAATAAACCAACTCCTATTACCCTCATTGAAGACAAAGTGCGCCAAGCTAGACGACATCGTTTAGGGGTGGCTTTTTTCTACTACGAAACTCTTTGGGAAAATGCCCCTCTGGAGAATGATAACCTACGCAAAGGTGTTGTTCGGGCTTTATTTTTTGAGCCTCAACGACGCATATAA
- a CDS encoding virulence-associated E family protein, whose protein sequence is MYQLNDSQCDDLLSIIEYSNISNQKPKSTSSNTMNSYEKFLSELTLPINEEIPLEICLALKTRELLKGVGEGMRDDSGALIARDLIGTASYLNSIGQRYNQLPYDLLADFCQKCSPPLTINDCERIFNSAKKNSPKSSLDSEKIDNCIKAWYRNNNQEIKSLYQSKKESKTNNTLSDKTTDTVEKKTKVEKLDNIAETREILLNDYSSRLRFNELKRIVELDNEEAYLDDLYLKIHEDYGVKVSKQIAYDLAVMIAKKNSYHPVKDYLDNLETDNQEIDIKNLSSLFFGTTDKIYDEMIYRHLIGSVARVYKAGCKFDTALILQGSQGIRKSTFFKVLYGDEFFTDSVTGTDRDNLLIAHQNWCCELAEFETITNKKASGELKAFLSKSVDTFREPYARSSRMVKRQCVMVGSVNESEFLVDTTGNRRFWVIPVNTQIDTDKVIKYRDDIWYQAKKAFLEGEFWYLDEKYQKESEALNKEYLYQSTWDCQELDNYLQGFEEIGVSGKDILTTVLGFELKDINSSHERKLGHILRKKGWINKPKKQNGKTQRVWFCESGDILMNKSLNLSDPSDPFIERIYTNGYSRDRIKDQIDKCFLSDPLKKGSDQIKDQTDKLSDPTSNPYISTMDRMDRMDQIQTSPLENLDNSANIELNQDDSEKNQDNLNDSPNEDNKTKNGDDELTIWRKGLYKEFKSKNITDKEKILIYIRKGLDDNSVNSFNDLSINQCVILLNKLRGIENIFES, encoded by the coding sequence AGTGAGTTAACCTTACCAATTAATGAAGAAATACCTTTAGAAATTTGTTTAGCTCTAAAGACAAGGGAATTATTAAAAGGTGTTGGGGAAGGTATGAGAGATGATAGCGGTGCATTGATCGCCCGTGACTTGATCGGTACAGCTTCTTATTTGAATAGTATCGGACAAAGATATAATCAATTACCCTATGATTTATTAGCTGATTTTTGTCAGAAATGTTCACCACCATTAACCATTAATGACTGTGAGAGAATTTTTAATAGTGCCAAAAAGAATAGCCCTAAATCATCATTAGATTCAGAGAAAATTGATAACTGTATAAAAGCATGGTATCGGAATAATAATCAAGAAATTAAATCACTTTATCAGAGCAAAAAAGAATCTAAAACTAATAACACACTATCTGATAAAACTACTGATACAGTTGAGAAAAAGACAAAAGTAGAAAAGTTAGATAACATTGCAGAAACAAGAGAAATTTTACTGAATGACTATTCATCAAGATTGAGATTTAATGAACTTAAAAGGATAGTTGAGTTAGATAATGAAGAAGCATATTTAGACGACTTATATTTAAAAATCCATGAAGATTATGGAGTTAAAGTAAGTAAGCAAATTGCCTATGATTTAGCTGTAATGATTGCCAAAAAGAATAGTTATCACCCAGTTAAGGATTACCTTGATAACTTAGAAACAGACAATCAGGAAATAGACATTAAAAACCTATCATCTTTATTTTTTGGCACAACGGATAAGATTTATGATGAAATGATTTATCGTCATCTTATTGGTAGTGTAGCAAGAGTATATAAAGCTGGTTGTAAGTTTGATACAGCATTAATTTTACAAGGTAGTCAAGGTATCAGAAAAAGTACTTTTTTCAAGGTTCTATATGGTGATGAATTTTTTACTGATTCTGTTACTGGTACTGATAGAGATAACCTTTTAATCGCTCATCAAAACTGGTGTTGTGAGTTAGCAGAATTTGAAACAATCACTAATAAAAAAGCAAGTGGTGAATTAAAAGCCTTTTTAAGTAAGTCAGTGGACACATTCAGAGAACCTTATGCAAGATCAAGCCGTATGGTTAAACGTCAATGTGTGATGGTAGGTTCGGTTAATGAAAGTGAATTTTTAGTGGATACTACTGGTAATAGAAGATTTTGGGTTATTCCTGTTAACACCCAAATTGATACGGATAAAGTAATTAAGTATCGTGATGATATTTGGTATCAAGCTAAAAAAGCATTTCTTGAGGGTGAATTTTGGTACTTAGATGAAAAGTATCAGAAAGAAAGTGAAGCACTCAACAAAGAGTATTTATATCAGAGTACATGGGATTGTCAAGAACTTGATAATTACTTACAAGGTTTTGAAGAAATTGGAGTTAGTGGAAAGGATATTTTAACCACAGTTTTAGGTTTTGAGTTGAAAGATATTAATAGTTCCCATGAGAGAAAATTAGGTCATATTTTGCGTAAAAAAGGATGGATAAATAAACCTAAAAAACAAAATGGAAAAACTCAAAGAGTCTGGTTTTGTGAATCAGGTGATATTTTAATGAACAAGTCTTTAAATTTATCTGATCCATCCGATCCTTTTATAGAACGTATATATACTAATGGTTATAGTAGGGATCGGATAAAGGATCAGATAGACAAGTGTTTCTTATCTGATCCGCTAAAAAAAGGATCGGATCAGATAAAAGATCAGACTGATAAATTATCCGATCCTACCTCAAATCCTTATATATCAACAATGGATCGGATGGATCGGATGGATCAGATACAAACATCACCTTTAGAAAATTTAGATAATTCTGCAAACATTGAGTTAAATCAAGATGACTCAGAAAAAAATCAAGATAACTTAAATGACTCTCCAAATGAAGATAATAAAACTAAAAATGGAGATGATGAATTAACCATTTGGCGAAAAGGTTTATACAAAGAATTTAAGTCAAAAAATATCACTGATAAAGAAAAAATATTGATCTATATTCGTAAAGGTTTAGATGATAATTCTGTTAACTCATTTAATGACTTGTCGATTAATCAGTGTGTTATTTTACTTAATAAGTTAAGAGGGATAGAAAATATTTTTGAGTCTTAA